In Gopherus flavomarginatus isolate rGopFla2 chromosome 1, rGopFla2.mat.asm, whole genome shotgun sequence, a single genomic region encodes these proteins:
- the SLC46A3 gene encoding solute carrier family 46 member 3: MFGSSLAQQLPGARESLLLPGPELCGCQRRALQRRELNPDMRKVLLVEPVIIIYTFAAFLTVPLIQQYIYRRLWEEGSNSSLIENNNTTYCELNKSNPTYIKQKEVQEKASLFLMQLDLTGAVPSILIAIVLVADGDRHGRKKSLVLPSVGAFIANVFLGALSYFSLSLSILFAVAFFGSLFGSLATFLGGAFAFVADLCNEEKQKTIRIALVDMILGLVSGLAGLTSGYFIRGLGFPWTFVVASLLHFINIFYITFCLEDTVRVPEFQQHASVSCTEGLKETFSGVYMLFKTSTCKKRTLIIVLLFTFMMYFFTWMGGSSLFTLYELDEPLCWNELYVGYGAAAFTSVSLTSFLGVYVFSRCLRDIYIVFIGIFSCIGGMVMAAFAKTTLLMFLVRVPSLLCFMPIPVLRSMLSKVVLASEQGAVFACIACLEVVTSAISVAVFNSLYAATVAWFPGFSFLLSAGLCIIPLGFMCWLMCTNWHEEDLASPAYEEVSSEESIDS; this comes from the exons ATGTTTGGGAGCAGCCTGGCGCAGCAGCTGCCCGGGGCGCGCGagtccctgctgctgcctgggccGGAGCTGTGCGGCTGCCAGCGGCGGGCACTGCAGAGGAG AGAACTGAATCCAGACATGAGGAAGGTTTTGTTAGTGGAACCTGTCATCATCATTTACACTTTTGCCGCCTTCTTGACCGTACCGCTGATTCAGCAGTATATTTATCGGAGACTATGGGAAGAAGGAAGCAACTCCAGTTTAATAGAAAATAACAACACGACTTACTGTGAACTAAACAAAAGTAACCCAACCTATATCAAACAGAAG GAAGTCCAAGAAAAGGCCTCTCTTTTTCTCATGCAGTTGGACTTAACTGGTGCAGTTCCCAGCATTTTGATTGCCATTGTCCTTGTAGCTGATGGGGATCGTCATGGACGCAAAAAATCTTTAGTTCTGCCTTCAGTGGGAGCTTTTATAGCAAATGTTTTTCTCGGTGCACTATCGTatttctccctgtccctctctatTTTATTTGCAGTTGCATTTTTTGGTTCACTGTTTGGAAGCCTTGCAACTTTTCTCGGAGGAGCCTTTGCCTTTGTAGCTGACCTCTGTAATGAAGAGAAGCAAAAAACGATACGTATAGCTCTGGTTGATATGATTTTGGGACTTGTATCTGGATTAGCAGGGCTGACTTCCGGCTACTTCATAAGAGGATTAGGCTTTCCATGGACATTTGTGGTTGCTTCTCTGCTTCACTTTATTAATATTTTCTATATTACATTTTGTCTGGAGGATACAGTACGTGTACCTGAATTCCAGCAGCATGCATCAGTATCTTGTACTGAAGGCCTTAAAGAAACATTTTCTGGAGTGtacatgctttttaaaacttCCACTTGTAAAAAACGAACTTTAATCATTGTATTGCTTTTTACATTCATGATGTATTTTTTTACCTGGATGGGTGGGAGTTCTCTTTTTACGTTGTATGAACTGGATGAACCTCTCTGCTGGAATGAACTCTACGTAGGATATGGAGCAGCTGCATTCACTTCTGTTTCTCTGACCAGTTTTTTAGGAGTATACGTGTTTTCACGTTGTCTCAGGGACATCTATATCGTCTTCATTGGGATATTTTCTTGCATTGGAGGAATGGTCATGGCTGCTTTTGCTAAAACGACACTGCTCATGTTTTTAG TGAGAGTGCCTTCTCTTCTATGTTTTATGCCCATTCCAGTCCTACGGTCCATGTTGTCAAAAGTGGTTCTGGCTAGTGAACAAG gTGCTGTGTTCGCTTGCATTGCCTGCTTGGAAGTTGTGACTAGTGCCATTTCAGTCGCAGTTTTTAATAGTCTCTATGCTGCCACTGTAGCTTGGTTTCCAGGCTTTAGTTTCCTCTTATCAGCTGGTCTTTGTATAATTCCCCTGGGCTTCATGTG CTGGCTTATGTGCACCAATTGGCATGAAGAGGACTTGGCATCGCCTGCATATGAAGAAGTATCCAGTGAAGAGAGTATTGACAGTTGA